From the Lathyrus oleraceus cultivar Zhongwan6 chromosome 3, CAAS_Psat_ZW6_1.0, whole genome shotgun sequence genome, the window TCgttaagaaaaataatggaaaatggcgcatgtgtgttgattatactgATCTTAATAGGGCTTGCCCGAAAGATGCTTTCCCCCTCCCTAATATAGACATGCTCGTTGACAACTCTGCAGGTTTTAAACTCTTGTCCTTCATGGACGCATATAGTGGATACAACCAGATCCCTATGTCGCCCACAGACAAGAAACACACAACGTTCATGACCCCAACGGGCAATTACTATTACAACGTGATGCCGTTCGGGCTCAAGAACGCTGGCGCTACATACCAACGCATGATGAACAAAGTCTTCAAGGACGAAATAGGGGACATGCTCGAAGTATACATGGACGACATGATCGTCAAATCACACGAGGAGACAACCCATGCTCGACACCTCGCGAAGGTATTCGAGCAGGCGAGACAGTGTAAAATGAGGTTCAACCCCGAAAAATGCACGTTCGGAGTCCGGGCAGGCAAGTTCCTCGGTTTCTATCTCACCGAAAGAGGGATAGAGGCCAACCCCGACAAATGCCGGGCATTCTCGGAGTTTCCGACCCCGAAAACCAAAAATCGATCCAGTCACTCAATGGAGTGCTCGCCTCACTCTCCCGTTTCATCGCCAAGTCCGCCCAGCACGCATTGCCATTCTTCAGACTCCTTCGCAAAGAGGCTACCTTCGACTGGACCGACGAATGCGAGCAAGCGTTACTCCATCTAAAGAAGGTTCTGTCCCAACCCCCGGTCTTATCACGGCCATCAGAACAGGAAACCCTATACTTATACCTATCCGTGGCAACCGAGGCCGTCAGCGCCGTTCTAATAAGAGAAACCGACGAAGGACAAAAACCCATCTATTTTACGAGTAAAGCACTCCAAGGCCCCGAGCTCCGATATCAGCAAATCGAAAAGGTCGCCCTGGCCCTCATCAACACAGCGAGGAGACTACGATATTACTTCCTCGCACACACGATAAAGGTGAGGACCGACCAGCCAATCAAACAGCTGCTCGGGCGCCCGGATATGGCCGGGAGGATGCTCAAATGGTCACTGGAACTCTCCGAATTCGACATACAATACGAAAGTAGGAAAGCCTTGAAAGCTCAGGCACTGGCCGACTTCGTCGCGGAGATGACCCACTGCCCGACTCCAGCAGAAAGCGCCCACAAATGGACGATCTTCGTCGATGGCGCCTCTAACACATCAGGCAGCGGGGCCGGGATCATCCTCGAAAATGAAGAAGGGATCCTGATAGAGGTATCATTAGCGCTAGCATTCCCAACATCAAACAAccaagccgaatacgaagccttCCTCGCAGGCCTGAGGTTAGCCGAGGACCTGGGAGCAAAAGAGGTAAAAATATCCACCGACTCCCAGCTCGTGGCCTCACAAGTGCGAGGAGAATACCGAGCCAAGAACGACAACCTCCTCGAGTACTTGTCCCTCGTCAAAGAAAAACTTGATAGATTTGAAAAATGGGAAGTTCAACACATACCCCGCGAGCACAACACACGGGCAGACGTTCTCTCGAAACTAGCCAGCACGAGGAAAAAGGGTGGGAATAAATCAGTAATCCAAGAAATTCTCCCTCGGCCCAGCATCGACAAACTACCGCCTCCACTCGAGGTCAACGCTATTGGAGATGCCCGCTGTTGGATGACACCCATCTACAATTACCTCACACGAGACGAACTCCCGGCTGACCCGAAAGAGGCGACCACTGTCAAACGACGCGCATGCTCGTACGTACTCCTCGAAGGCAAACTCTACCGGAGAGGATTCTCCATCCCACTACTCAAATGCGTCGAGGAAGAGAAAGTCCCCGACATACTTGGAGAGATACACCGGGGAATTAACGCTCAACACCTCGGCGGACGATCGCTCGCACGAAAAGCCCTTCGAGCAGGCTACTACTGGCCGACCATGCAAAACGATTCGAAAGAGCACGTCAAAAGATGTGACAAATGCCAACGACATGCCGACATGCACCTCGCACCCCCGAACGACCTCAAATCACtgtcttccccatggcccttcgcgtggtggggcatggacatcctcggacccttcgtcaccggatcatatcagaataaatacctcatcgtcggggtggattacttcaccaaatggatcgaGGCGGAGGCACTGGCTAAAATAACCGCGCAGAACATTCTCCGGTTCTTCAAACGCAACATCCTCGCTCGGTTCGGTATACCCCAGGCACTTGTCACAGACAACGGGACACAATTCACGGACGGAGGATTCCAGGACTTCATCGCCAGCCTGGGCACCACACAGCATTTCACGTCTGTCGAGCATCCGCAGACGAACGGGCAAGCAGAGGCGGCCAATAGGGTAATCTTACGTGGCCTCAAACGCAGACTCGGTGAGGCAAAGAGGGCATGGGTCGAGGAGCTACATAGCGTGCTATGGGCCTACCGCACGACACCACATTCTACCACCGGGGAAACCCCGTTCCGACTAACTTACGGCACCGAGGCAGTCATCCCGGTGGAGATACGGGCGCCAACGAGGAGGACGGAGGAGCCCCTAGACGAGGAAATGAACGATGAAACCCTTAGAGCCGAGCTCGACCTAGTCGAGGAGATACGTTCCGAAGCAGCTCTCAGGGAAACAACCCTCAAACAAAAAATAGCACTACGCCATGACGCGAAAGTCATAAAAAGAGAGTTCCAGGTCGGCACCCTGGTCCTCAGAAGAAACCAGAAAAACCCGAGAGAGGGCAAACTGGCGGCCAACTGGGAAGGCCCTTACCGCGTCCGCGACAAAACGAGCAACGGGCCTATTACCTAGAAAACCTACAAGGAGAACAACTCGCTCGACCATGGAACGCAGAAAAACTTAGACAATATTACAGCTAAATACACCACGGGGAGACGTGGCAGGTACGACCACGCTCTTCGTCCCCAAAACCCCAGGGAGGAACCACGAGACCCGGGAACGATCCGGGGTCACATAACAAACACAACCCTCCCCGACGGTTGGGATCTTGACCAAGACTCAACGTCGAAGTACCAGTACTGGCAGGGCACCCAGCTCGCGATGGGAGGGCCCAAGCCTCGGGACCAGGGTTCGAACAACGGACCCGGGCCTCGATACCCACGGGCACAAAGCCCGACACTTCGTCGGTTCCCTAAACCGAGGAGATTAACAAAGTCGAGCAGAGTACGAACTCATACAAACAAGTATCAAACACAAACGAGCACAATGAATGATAACGTAAATATTCATACATTAAAAACGATAAGAGCGGCCGAAGCCAAGTACGCCCGAAGGCCATATTACAACGCCCGAAGGCCAAATACATAAGGCACGCAGGCCATGATAACTaaaatcaaagaaaaacaaataaactaagactccgctcggagcacctcttcatcctcttcttcttctccccccaGCTCCTCCTCCGCTTCAAACGGGCAGATAATCTCACCATCCCGGACGCAGCAGTTATAGGCCGACCCTACTGTCACCAACTCAGGGTTCAGAAGCCCGAGCTGCTCGACAGCATTGTCGAAACCCTCTTTGAAGCAGGCCACGAGATCTTGGTTGAGAGTCCGAATATGCCCTAGCAGCTCACCGCGCGAACCAAGGGCGCGTTCCTCCTCGGTCTCATCTGCCAGAGGACGGACCTTTCCCTCGAGAGACTCAACCTGAGCCCGTAGGCCAGCGTTGTCCTCGGTCAGCTTCTGATGGTCGACCACCTGCTCCTCCAAGCTCGCCTTAGCAGCCTTCAACTGGTCCCTCTCCTTTTCCACCTCCTCCAGCTTCTGGCTCAGCCCTTCCTGCAGCTGATGCTCTTCTTTGTAGTCCGACAGATCTTTAGATAGTCTTTCCTTCTCCGTCCGAATCTGCAAAAGGGCATCCTCCAGCGAGGCGGTGGAGACCGAAGTGTCGGTCAAAACCATGGCCGTCTCCATCACCCGGATGACAGCAGCAATATCCCTGGCCAGATCTTTCCTCCGGGCAGCAACATCCTGGTCCAGAATAGCCTTGGCCTCAGGCGCAGGCACAGCAATCGACTCCTCGGCCTTGAAGAACGACCGTTCCACATAGCAGGGAGGTAGAAGATAGCTGCCCGGTCCATTCGAACTTCCTGGAGACGACCTGGTAAGGGCCCCAGCCGGACGCTTCCGTTTATGGAGGGGAGAAGCCGCTGGCGACGGACTGCTATCAGGAATGTTGATCGGGTTAGATCGAGGAGGAGAGGAAGGAATCACGCTCGCCGCCTGCGAGGGACTAGCCCCGGCATCGCCAGCAGTCTCCAAGGGACGGGCCacagttttcttcttcttcttgggcaCCCGGTCAGGAGCGCCGACCTGATTCGCTAGCTTCAGCACCCGATCACGAGCATTGGGCATGGCACCTGCAAATAAATTACACACCAACATTAGCGAGCGAAGtcataaacagaaataaaaagctAAACAAAGTCTGCCTACTCAATAACGCCAGAGCTTCCTCCTCGGTATCACACTCGAGCAGAGCCTTCGTATTGATATAACGCGCCTCGGTGATTAGTTCCCCGGCCTCATCCAGGTAGGGCACGCCCTGTCGATTCGCCCAGAACCCCAAGCTGAAGCTCTGCACGTAATCGACCAGCTTCTTGTACGCGAGCCTATCCTCCTCGCCGAGCATCGCATACTTGACTCGGTAATGCGCCGTGGAGAGATCGAAATGATCACGCTGCCACCTCAGCGGTATCTTCGACATCAGCGTCTCCTCCCCATTGGGTTTCCGCTGATAGTAGTATAGAGAGTGAAGGGCAGCCCGGGTAATCGGCATCACCACGTACCACCGGTTTTTGAAATGGCGAACAGAATCCTCGTACGTCTTGAACAGACGCACGGGCTGCTTGAAAGAAACCCAACTGTGGCGACCACGGGAACCGGACCTCTGGAGATGGAAAACGTGGAAGAAGAGAGCCCGGGTGCAACCAATGCCGAGGAACTGGCAAACTAACTCGAATGCCCGCATAAATGCGAGAGCATTAGGATGTAGTTGGGACGGCGCCAGCCGGAGCCACTTGAAGACCGACATCTGGAAGGAGTTGAAGGGCAGTCTAATCCCCGCCTCACGGAAAGCAAATTCATACATGGTGAACTGCTTCCCCGGGAAATGATGGCAAATGCGGTCTTCTTCCTTGGGGGCGCAGCAATACCAGTTTGGTGGATCCTCCCGGCTTATGGTCTCGACCATAGCGTAAGCAATGATGGCCTCGTCACAGAAGTCTGATTCCTCCTCCAAGGGCTCGTCCGCAACCCATGAGAAGTCGACCTGCCCGGAAGAGGAGGCGTGTTCGGTACCATCTCGGACACTCCCATCCCCGACAGGGAGACGAGCGATTGTCGCGTCTTCGGTGGAGGACCCAGAATCTTCCCTCCTCGGTCGTAAGCGCCCGGTAGCACCTGAAACGCAGACAGAAAGAGTGAATTCGACGTCATATCAAATCCACCCTTCCACCGCAGGTCAAGTGAAAGGGCGTAGCGGCGACGGACACTAACCGTGCTCAACTCGGTGACGCGCGCATTCTATGGAgaccgggcataaacttcatacaGCCTATGCAAGTATTGCCCGGCATATGAAATTTATGCCCGGTACAGCATGATCCCAACCCTATTTTCTACCATCTAATATACACCTACAGTCCACTACACTATTCCTAAGTTAAACCTAACCACATTTCTACAAAAATAGCATGCGTTTGACAGAAAACAACAAGGAAAAACAGTGGATCACAGTGGAAAATCATACCTGACATAGTTAAGTTGAAAGGGGTACGGTGGTGCCCGAGCAGAAGACGGTGGTTCAGATAGGAGGACGGGCGGAGACGGCGGTCCAGACGGTAGAGCGAGCAAACGAGGGAGAATGTGGAGAACTCCGGTGAACGTGTGAGCGAAAAAAGTGGAAATGAAGTTACTCAACCCCTTTTTTATAGGGCTTGGCACGTGGACCAACACGCTAGGTCATCATTGCCTAGCCTGCCTACGCCGTCTTTGCACACGAAACGAAGCGACCCCACTAATTCTGAGACACGTCTATCAAAGATAAGAAACTGAAACGACCCGAGCACCTATCCGTCTCCTCGACTCACCAAGACGCCACCTCCCCGCGTCATACCCACGTTTACCACAAGGAAGGTGCAGACCAACCGATCACCTCCATCCCCGACATTCCTGGAGAAAGGGTCGGTCATGAACAGGTCTGTTACGACCTCACCTGTCTAACGATCAAGCTTCCCCATCGTCTCGGGGAACCCTTAGTTGAAACATAAGTCATCTCTCTGGCTCAGAGACTCGACTTGGGGGGCTCCTGTTCTGGACTGGGCCATGACactaggcacggcacggcccaatgctcgccaagcccacgtccaaacgaccatgtccaaacgaccacgaggacacgtcaggtgaacgaccgtccgcccgaagaacgtctccccggccccttaaatacgtgtcggacaacgagcgggtcctccccatacgatctccatccactcatcgtcaacccacgccgcggacacctaagttgtgtcgggcagagccataacggcatctcactcaccacgtcacccaactcccctatattgtctccttagggataggggcagttggaccagggggcagaccttggtctaggtcttaacgcttcttacgcgtcccctggcagctcctccttgggcctagctaatccagcccattaggagccttggcccagcgctgggggctcaatataaatacccctttcatggcaaaggggcaggtattctaactcacactctgataacctcattctgtaccttttctgacttaagcattggagcaccttgcaggtacacccccctctcatttcattctccggcccattcaccaagaccttggaaggccctcctgatcaggtaagatcaatttttaattatttttgtgacttcatttaatattttttgtgaattatttgatttttaatagttttaattcatttttaattactttctgatatttgaaaaatccaaaaatattttcctaacacatatggatcatgataagtcaatgaaaaatagtctcatcaatttcttatttgatttgagatttatttgagattttaattcatattgtgttatttttattgtttttatttgtttttaaatagattctgatttaaaaaattattgagaaaatttgtcaaagtttgtttgaccatgttagacctatgagaatttaattggacctgttgaagttgatttgaattaaatttgaggtttgaccatattttgtttattttattttgtatttatttttaattcaaaaattaccaaaaaaatatggttgacttgttgacttgtaatcttcatttctcttctgtttggcaTTGGTTGATAATGATTTGATTCATTTTTGACCAGTTGAGTTTGATactttccatccatttcatcttcatccctttcttttcataatttggccaatgagttaatgacttatggttggtcttgacaaatgagaggtttaaccttctttgatccaaaccaaactcaacttgatccaagatcaagtgagttattttgtgtccaagataggttgcttcttggtcaagcaaaaaacctaaagtccatacaaggcccttccccttttgttttggcatgacaagttttaggagcttgtcttactagtcatgatctctaacttgtgtttatttgcctatagttttattgaccgacctcagataggtgcgactactacattagtccacttacgattgcttaacatagcgctacattgtcttatgacaaactaacataaccatactaattactaactttaatttgagcatttaatttcttgcaatttactttaatgtcatttatttcttgctcatttattcatattgctttttattttgctcacttgagcacatattttatgtttatgtcattttccttttgctcatttgagctcattattgtatataaatatattgttgtcttgtgtttgttttgtgtgaacctaatgcaaaaaggagaaaggacttagaattaggacatacccatgcttaaaggagttcaagagcaactaggcctcatgttgcctttagaatgctaaatttgttgaagagtaactaggcctcatgcctttagaatgctaagtttcaaagttgactttaaaggacttctaatctaaacttattctttgtccattccccttattatgttgtgaactttttgatgtttgctcttgtgtgatagggattccatcttgatatagtaaagaggaccattgtcatgaatagccaagttaagagagacaagccaaatggagagcctaggagcttgaatctaaattgtgtgattgcttgtgtgtgctaagtccaaaggaaaggagcatcttgaatcatctatatgatttcaagaaaaggaactccaagggttttatcttctctcttatctttgcatgctttaggactagcccttctcttcttctcctcactctaacccaagccaaaatcttttcttccaaaactttgacattgttttcaaactagaaacctaggccttatgcctttgattttttcaaaaccattttcattaatactcattgtgaataaatcttaactcaactttaacttcactttgaaaataaatataacttgtaaatacaactcacttcaagttgtttttgtggttccaatgaccactttgTTAAAGCCTTTTTCATAAAaattagtcataggtttgagttatcatagtggttgatgtaaatctcaccttatccttaatgattggattataagtcttccatacttattatagggttaacccttgactagtatgttgaagctctcctcacatggtggattgttggtttaggttgagttttctccctttgataacaaaagacgttaaggcttttggtcaaatcaattcaccaatacttgtgatttttaccccgaactacgaggttttgatcctacctttgtgatggtacgtaggcaatgggttcattcattcaaacaacaaatttgtaaatataatatattctcttctcatccctccaatcttttgcacatattttcacaaataccaacctacaacacatatttgcaaaaagggttcccttagagtactaaggatgttttgggtgcgtaaaaccttcccatttcataaccaacccccttacccaggtctctgacatttttattagtttttttttatttgataaaacttcttact encodes:
- the LOC127132544 gene encoding uncharacterized protein LOC127132544 isoform X2, with product MSGAMPNARDRVLKLANQVGAPDRVPKKKKKTVARPLETAGDAGASPSQAASVIPSSPPRSNPINIPDSSPSPAASPLHKRKRPAGALTRSSPGSSNGPGSYLLPPCYVERSFFKAEESIAVPAPEAKAILDQDVAARRKDLARDIAAVIRVMETAMVLTDTSVSTASLEDALLQIRTEKERLSKDLSDYKEEHQLQEGLSQKLEEVEKERDQLKAAKASLEEQVVDHQKLTEDNAGLRAQVESLEGKVRPLADETEEERALGSRGELLGHIRTLNQDLVACFKEGFDNAVEQLGLLNPELVTVGSAYNCCVRDGEIICPFEAEEELGGEEEEDEEVLRAES
- the LOC127132544 gene encoding uncharacterized protein LOC127132544 isoform X1; the protein is MVETISREDPPNWYCCAPKEEDRICHHFPGKQFTMYEFAFREAGIRLPFNSFQMSVFKWLRLAPSQLHPNALAFMRAFELVCQFLGIGCTRALFFHVFHLQRSGSRGRHSWVSFKQPVRLFKTYEDSVRHFKNRWYVVMPITRAALHSLYYYQRKPNGEETLMSKIPLRWQRDHFDLSTAHYRVKYAMLGEEDRLAYKKLVDYVQSFSLGFWANRQGVPYLDEAGELITEARYINTKALLECDTEEEALALLSAMPNARDRVLKLANQVGAPDRVPKKKKKTVARPLETAGDAGASPSQAASVIPSSPPRSNPINIPDSSPSPAASPLHKRKRPAGALTRSSPGSSNGPGSYLLPPCYVERSFFKAEESIAVPAPEAKAILDQDVAARRKDLARDIAAVIRVMETAMVLTDTSVSTASLEDALLQIRTEKERLSKDLSDYKEEHQLQEGLSQKLEEVEKERDQLKAAKASLEEQVVDHQKLTEDNAGLRAQVESLEGKVRPLADETEEERALGSRGELLGHIRTLNQDLVACFKEGFDNAVEQLGLLNPELVTVGSAYNCCVRDGEIICPFEAEEELGGEEEEDEEVLRAES